From one Lycium barbarum isolate Lr01 chromosome 6, ASM1917538v2, whole genome shotgun sequence genomic stretch:
- the LOC132644005 gene encoding uncharacterized protein At3g60930, chloroplastic-like produces the protein MDEDRDRGLPKGSMDPRPESGAEPTASAPEFDSAGASRALAAAAAAKRKRPSERGQKSKKKAMSVARTSRDEVEPDIIIRRVDADSPVAPIPEEAVSISPLPSAAEGLLVPVSQTGETSSKEDPLQRTRRSGEAAAAEVGQKTGPVLETEIPVDGRETEKYLHLLQEKEEELSRAVALSNLQPELDAAKIENRQLRSELVAMTEYNRSLEAEKISLSRDNAQISSRLGELETTFSQLREELDLVKSDASSFAERNRLLESESARYQEHARVFEEKVESRARMCDDLKNELKEMADANDNLQAELQSAIQMQDVLGEARDALAAKLAQAEADLDEALKSIEAAEAQATIVAEHEKWKSRRITLEQAEHGFTDLPTLIAEAKRVEGEAKDALGSDSDDSERTESERPGSIHSE, from the exons atggatgaagacagagaccgag gtttacccaagggctcgaTGGATCCAAGACCGGAGTCGGGCGCCGAACCCACAGCGTCGGCACCtgagttcgattcagcgggtgcGTCTCGTGCCCTTGCTGCCGCTGCCGCTGCCAAAAGAAAGAGGCCCTCGGAGAGAGGGCAAAAGTCGAAGAAGAAGGCGATGAGCGTCGCCCGGACCTCACGGGATGAAGTAGAGCCCGATATCATTATTCGGAGAGTTGATGCCGATTCTCCCGTGGCTCCGATACCAGAGGAGGCTGTCTCCATTTCACCTCTTCCTTCTGCTGCTGAAGGACTTCTGGTTCCAGTCTCAcaaacag gtgaaacttcttctaaAGAAGatcccctgcaaaggacaaggaGGTCCGGGGAGGCGGCCGCTGCTGAAGTCGGTCAAAAGACTGGGCCGGTCCTGGAGACCGAAATCCCCGTTGAC ggccgggaaacggagaagtatCTACACCTTCTTCAGGAGAAAGAGGAGGAGTTGAGCCGAGCAGTCGCTCTTTCCAATCTTCAGCCCGAGCTTGACGCAGCGAAAATCGAGAACCGTCAGCTGAGGAGTGAACTGGTCGCCATGACCGAATATAATCGGAGCCTCGAAGCTGAGAAGATCAGCCTTAGCCGGGATAATGCCCAAATTTCTTCTAGGCTTGGTGAGCTTGAAACcaccttctcccaactccgggaggagctggatttGGTGAAGTCGGATGCTTCGAGCTTTgccgagaggaaccggctgctcgaatctgagagtgcccggtatCAAGAGCATGCtagggtgttcgaagagaaagTGGAGAGCAGGGCCCGGATGTGCGATGATCTGAAGAACGAACTTAAGGAAATGGCCGATGCAAATGACAACctccaggccgagcttcaatcggccatccaGATGCAGGATGTTCTTGGGGAGGCTCGGGATGCCTTAGCAgcgaagttagcccaggccgaggctgatttAGACGAGGCTTTGAAGAGCatcgaggccgccgaggctcaagCTACTATCGTTGCTGAGCACGAGAAGTGGAAGTCCCGGAGGATTActctcgagcaagccgagcatggctttaccgATCTTCCGACCCTTATTGCCGAGGCTAAAAGGGTCGAAGGAGAGGCTAAGGATGCTCTTGGTTCCGACTCCGATGATTCTGAGCGGACAGAGTCTGAGCGCCCCGGTTCCATCCATTCCgagtag